One Thiocapsa sp. genomic window carries:
- the dmeF gene encoding CDF family Co(II)/Ni(II) efflux transporter DmeF, translated as MHTHDISDWGHSHDFATADQADAERRTRWVVGLTLAAMCVELVAGWITGSMALLADGWHMGSHAAALGIAAYAYAFARQRGADRRFTFGTGKVSSLAGYSSALLLAAGALWMLFESLSRLIDPVEIRYEEAMIVATFGLAVNLLSAWLLGHSGHDHHHHGHDHSHEPHHEHDDHAHDHHHGVLADIQDHNLKAAYLHVIADALTSVLALVALAMGLLYGWAFMDPLMGIVGAVLIGRWAWGLARESAQVLLDAGDNGAIEREIRKRIEADADNQVADLHVWRIAPAGRACILSLVTHHPRPVEHYRDLLYGMTGLLHVTVEVNQCRQPACGAALETSPRTA; from the coding sequence ATGCACACACACGACATCAGCGACTGGGGTCACAGCCACGACTTCGCCACCGCCGACCAAGCAGATGCGGAGCGTCGGACGCGCTGGGTCGTCGGTCTCACCCTCGCGGCCATGTGCGTGGAATTGGTCGCCGGCTGGATCACCGGCTCGATGGCCCTGCTGGCGGACGGCTGGCACATGGGCAGTCACGCCGCAGCACTCGGGATTGCCGCCTATGCCTATGCCTTCGCGCGGCAGCGCGGAGCGGATCGGCGCTTCACCTTCGGGACCGGCAAGGTGTCCTCGCTCGCAGGCTATTCGAGCGCACTGCTGCTGGCGGCGGGCGCCCTTTGGATGCTGTTCGAATCACTGAGCCGTCTGATCGATCCGGTCGAAATCCGCTACGAAGAGGCGATGATCGTCGCGACCTTCGGCCTGGCCGTGAACCTGCTCAGCGCCTGGTTGCTGGGCCACTCCGGACACGATCACCATCATCACGGGCATGATCATTCGCACGAGCCTCATCATGAGCACGACGACCATGCACACGACCATCATCACGGCGTGCTCGCCGACATCCAGGATCACAACCTGAAGGCGGCCTATCTGCATGTCATTGCCGATGCCCTGACCTCCGTCCTGGCGCTGGTCGCATTGGCGATGGGCTTGCTCTATGGTTGGGCCTTTATGGACCCTCTGATGGGTATCGTCGGCGCCGTCTTGATCGGCCGATGGGCCTGGGGACTCGCGCGCGAGAGCGCGCAGGTGTTGTTGGACGCAGGCGACAACGGCGCGATCGAGCGCGAGATACGCAAACGGATCGAGGCCGACGCGGACAACCAGGTCGCTGATCTGCACGTCTGGCGGATTGCACCCGCCGGGCGCGCCTGTATCCTATCGCTGGTCACCCACCACCCACGCCCGGTCGAGCACTACCGCGACCTCCTCTACGGCATGACCGGCCTGCTCCACGTCACGGTCGAGGTCAATCAGTGCCGACAGCCGGCATGTGGGGCAGCGCTCGAGACAAGCCCCCGAACCGCATAA
- a CDS encoding DNA polymerase III subunit chi: MTRIDFYSLDGNSGGDRFLLVCRLVERIRVTGARVLIHCPDPGQAQHLDRLLWTFREDSFLPHGRVGHTDPELTPVLISGDGSPDSEDQVLINLSSEVPEFFSRFERLCEPIDHDPAARLAGRERFRYYRDRGYPLEHHQIRL; this comes from the coding sequence ATGACCCGAATCGACTTCTACAGCCTCGACGGCAACAGCGGCGGCGATCGCTTCCTCCTCGTCTGTCGGCTCGTCGAGCGCATCCGCGTGACCGGCGCACGCGTGCTGATCCACTGCCCCGACCCCGGGCAAGCCCAACATCTGGATCGTCTGCTCTGGACTTTCCGCGAGGACAGCTTCCTGCCCCACGGACGCGTCGGTCACACCGACCCCGAGCTGACCCCCGTTCTCATCAGCGGCGACGGCTCGCCCGACAGCGAAGATCAGGTCTTGATCAACCTCTCGAGCGAGGTCCCGGAGTTCTTCAGCCGCTTCGAGCGTCTCTGCGAGCCCATCGACCACGACCCCGCCGCCCGCCTCGCCGGACGCGAGCGCTTCCGCTACTACCGCGATCGCGGCTACCCCCTCGAGCACCACCAGATCCGGCTCTGA
- a CDS encoding MlaD family protein: MSEIENAGTGTALPDPLDGAPAAIVKRRSGVSLVWLIPIVALLIGGWLAAKTYAERGPTVTIEFRTASGLEAGKTKVKFKDVDIGQVTSIDVSADLKSVIVTAELKHGSEQFLTEKTRFWVERPRVTASGISGLETLLSGSFIAIDPVRGGKEVLRFKGLEEPPLFTTSEAGTRFALRSQTLGSLNVGAPVYYRQIQVGQVAGFSLDDDGEAVSIDVFIFAPHDRLVSTSTRFWNASGIDFSLSAAGVTVDTESLMSVLIGGLAFDTPDTIDASGEPPSADHVFPLYASRDNAHEKIYLHKERYLLFFEGSVRGLSVGAPVMLRGIAIGKVLDIQLQLSVEDLQFHIPVLIEIEPERVAVRGDRGALDETGMIRQLVAKGLRAQLKTGSLITGQLYVELDFYPDAAPEALAKEGDYDVLPTIPGSLEALTNKVTAILDRLDAFPFDRIGKDLTDTLAGASEIVNSAALKQGIVELEESLSEIRALAEQLNTGIAPELAETLRQTTATLRGVRRMIEEGSPISVELRRSLNEVSGAARSLKVLTDYLERHPEALLRGKGGGR; the protein is encoded by the coding sequence ATGTCGGAGATCGAGAACGCCGGTACGGGGACAGCCTTGCCGGATCCCCTTGATGGCGCGCCCGCGGCGATCGTCAAGCGCCGCAGCGGTGTTTCGCTTGTCTGGCTGATCCCGATCGTGGCCCTGTTGATCGGGGGGTGGCTTGCGGCCAAGACCTATGCCGAGCGGGGGCCGACGGTCACGATCGAGTTCAGGACGGCGTCGGGGCTGGAAGCCGGGAAGACCAAGGTCAAGTTCAAGGATGTCGACATCGGCCAGGTCACCTCCATCGACGTGAGTGCGGATCTGAAGAGCGTCATCGTCACTGCCGAGCTCAAGCACGGCTCGGAGCAGTTTCTGACCGAGAAGACGCGCTTCTGGGTCGAGCGTCCGCGGGTGACCGCCAGCGGAATCTCGGGTCTGGAGACCCTCCTGTCGGGCTCCTTTATTGCTATCGATCCGGTGCGCGGCGGTAAGGAAGTGCTCCGGTTCAAAGGACTCGAGGAGCCGCCGCTGTTTACGACATCGGAGGCGGGGACGCGATTCGCGTTGCGCTCGCAGACCTTGGGGTCGTTGAACGTCGGTGCTCCGGTGTATTACCGCCAGATTCAGGTCGGTCAGGTTGCGGGCTTCTCGCTCGACGACGACGGGGAGGCGGTCAGCATCGACGTCTTTATCTTCGCGCCGCATGATCGGTTGGTGTCCACGAGCACGCGGTTCTGGAATGCCAGCGGGATCGATTTCTCGTTGAGCGCCGCCGGCGTGACGGTGGATACCGAGTCGTTGATGTCGGTCTTGATCGGCGGCTTGGCCTTCGATACGCCGGATACCATCGATGCGTCGGGCGAGCCTCCGAGCGCGGATCATGTGTTTCCGCTGTATGCGAGCCGCGACAACGCCCATGAGAAGATCTATCTGCACAAAGAGCGCTATCTCCTCTTCTTCGAGGGTTCGGTGCGGGGCTTGAGCGTCGGCGCCCCCGTCATGCTGCGCGGGATCGCGATCGGGAAGGTCCTCGATATCCAGCTTCAGCTCAGCGTCGAGGACCTGCAGTTTCACATCCCGGTCCTCATCGAGATCGAGCCCGAACGTGTGGCGGTGCGCGGTGATCGCGGTGCGCTCGACGAGACGGGAATGATCAGGCAATTGGTCGCCAAGGGTCTGCGGGCTCAGCTCAAGACGGGCAGCCTGATCACGGGCCAGCTCTATGTGGAGCTTGATTTCTACCCGGATGCGGCGCCCGAGGCGCTGGCGAAAGAGGGCGACTACGATGTCCTGCCGACAATCCCCGGCTCGCTCGAGGCCCTGACCAACAAGGTCACCGCGATCCTCGACCGACTCGACGCCTTTCCGTTCGATCGGATCGGCAAGGATTTGACCGACACACTCGCCGGTGCGAGCGAGATCGTGAACTCCGCGGCGCTGAAACAGGGTATCGTGGAGCTTGAAGAGTCGCTGTCCGAGATCCGTGCGCTGGCCGAGCAGCTCAACACCGGCATTGCGCCCGAGCTTGCCGAGACCCTGCGTCAGACCACCGCGACCTTGCGGGGTGTGCGCCGGATGATCGAGGAGGGCTCCCCCATTTCCGTCGAGCTGCGACGCTCGCTCAACGAGGTCTCGGGTGCGGCGCGATCGCTGAAGGTCCTGACGGACTATCTGGAGCGTCACCCGGAAGCCCTGCTGAGGGGCAAAGGAGGAGGTCGATGA
- a CDS encoding TusE/DsrC/DsvC family sulfur relay protein has product MTQTAVRNPTPPKHRPLPVDEDGFLLDPTDWNAGMARVMAELDEIGPLVRDHWAIIYYLREHRMTYGAIPPVSQICRTHGMQRDAVRQLFGSCRQAWRVAGLPHPGDEALSYMS; this is encoded by the coding sequence ATGACCCAAACCGCCGTCCGCAACCCGACCCCGCCCAAACACCGCCCTCTCCCCGTCGACGAGGACGGATTCCTGCTCGACCCGACGGATTGGAACGCCGGCATGGCCCGTGTCATGGCGGAGCTCGACGAGATCGGCCCCCTCGTCCGCGACCATTGGGCGATCATCTACTACCTGCGCGAGCATCGCATGACCTATGGCGCCATCCCTCCCGTGTCGCAGATCTGCCGCACGCACGGCATGCAGCGCGACGCGGTCCGCCAGCTCTTCGGTTCCTGCCGCCAGGCGTGGCGCGTCGCGGGATTGCCGCATCCCGGTGATGAGGCCTTGAGCTATATGAGTTAA
- the parC gene encoding DNA topoisomerase IV subunit A: MTETTTYNAEGLERLPLKDFSEKAYLDYSMYVILDRALPHVGDGLKPVQRRILYAMSELGLSAAAKFKKSARTVGDVLGKFHPHGDSACYEAMVLMAQPFSYRYPLVDGQGNWGSPDDPKSFAAMRYTESRLTPYADLLLAEVDQGTVDWQPNFDGTLEEPKLLPARLPNLLLNGATGIAVGMATDIPSHNLREVARACIHLLDHPDATLEELMRFVPGPDFPTAGEIVTPREDLAKIYRTGGGSLKQRAVYAVERGEIVITALPYQVSGSRVQEQIAQQFNAKKLPMIEDFRDESDHEFPTRLVIVPRSNRVDVERLMSHLFATTDLERSYRVNMNVIALNGRPRVMTLRDILVEWLIYRTETVRRRSQHRLDKVLERLHLLDGLLIAFLNIDEVIRIVRTEDEPKPVLMERFALSEAQADYVLNTRLRQLARLEEMKIRTEQAELAEERDGLQAILGDASALKRLISEEITADAEKHGDPRRSPLVARASAAAIDEIDLTPSEPVTVVLSEKGWVRAAKGHEVDPVGLSYRSGDRFLMAVRVRSSQAVVFLDSTGRSYSLPAHSLPSARGQGEPLTGRLDPPAGARFVAVLGEAPESRVLMASDAGYGFIARMEDLYAKAKAGKAVLSLPKGAEVLVPLALTGEEGGLEGARLAAVTTTGHLLLFPVAELPEMQRGKGNKIIGIPSARVAAREELVIALAVVPQGGSLVLLSGKRNLTLKPADLDVYQGERGRRGRLLPRGFQRVEGLSVAETVGRISAA; encoded by the coding sequence ATGACGGAAACCACGACCTACAACGCGGAGGGCCTCGAGCGCCTGCCGCTGAAGGATTTCTCCGAAAAGGCGTACCTGGACTATTCCATGTACGTCATCCTCGACCGTGCGCTGCCGCATGTGGGCGATGGGCTCAAGCCCGTGCAGCGGCGCATCCTCTACGCCATGTCGGAGCTCGGGCTCTCGGCGGCGGCCAAGTTCAAGAAGTCCGCGCGCACCGTCGGCGACGTGCTGGGTAAATTCCATCCGCACGGGGATTCGGCGTGTTACGAGGCGATGGTGCTGATGGCGCAGCCCTTCAGCTATCGCTATCCGCTGGTGGACGGGCAGGGCAACTGGGGCTCGCCGGACGATCCCAAGTCGTTCGCGGCCATGCGCTATACCGAGTCGCGTCTCACGCCCTATGCGGACCTGCTGCTTGCCGAGGTCGATCAGGGCACGGTCGACTGGCAGCCCAACTTCGACGGGACGCTCGAGGAGCCGAAGCTGCTGCCGGCGCGTCTGCCGAACCTGCTGCTCAACGGCGCGACCGGGATCGCAGTCGGCATGGCGACCGATATCCCCTCGCACAACCTGCGCGAGGTCGCACGGGCCTGCATCCATCTGCTCGATCATCCGGACGCGACCCTCGAAGAGCTCATGCGCTTCGTTCCGGGGCCGGATTTTCCGACCGCGGGCGAGATCGTCACCCCGCGCGAGGATCTCGCGAAGATCTACCGGACCGGCGGCGGGAGTCTGAAGCAGCGTGCCGTCTACGCGGTCGAGCGCGGGGAGATCGTCATTACTGCCTTGCCCTATCAGGTCTCCGGCAGCCGTGTGCAGGAGCAGATCGCGCAGCAGTTCAACGCCAAGAAGCTACCGATGATCGAGGACTTCCGCGACGAGTCGGATCATGAGTTTCCGACCCGATTGGTGATCGTGCCGCGTTCGAATCGCGTCGATGTCGAACGGCTGATGTCGCACCTCTTTGCCACGACCGACCTGGAGCGCAGCTACCGGGTCAACATGAACGTGATCGCGCTGAACGGTCGGCCGCGGGTCATGACGCTGCGCGACATCCTCGTCGAGTGGCTGATCTACCGGACCGAGACGGTCCGGCGGCGCTCGCAACATCGTCTGGACAAGGTCCTCGAGCGTCTGCACCTCTTGGACGGTCTGCTGATCGCCTTTCTCAACATCGACGAGGTGATTCGCATCGTCCGTACGGAGGACGAGCCCAAGCCGGTGCTCATGGAGCGGTTCGCGCTCTCCGAGGCCCAGGCGGACTATGTGCTGAACACCCGGCTGCGTCAGCTCGCGCGTCTGGAGGAGATGAAGATCCGCACCGAGCAGGCCGAATTGGCCGAGGAGCGCGATGGGCTGCAAGCCATCCTGGGTGACGCGTCTGCGCTCAAGCGTCTGATCTCCGAGGAGATCACGGCGGATGCCGAGAAACACGGCGACCCGCGGCGCTCGCCTCTGGTCGCACGGGCCAGCGCGGCGGCGATCGACGAGATCGATCTGACCCCGAGCGAGCCGGTGACCGTGGTCCTGTCCGAGAAGGGCTGGGTGCGCGCGGCCAAGGGGCACGAGGTCGATCCGGTCGGGCTGAGCTACCGCTCCGGGGATCGGTTCCTCATGGCGGTGCGGGTGCGCAGCAGTCAGGCCGTCGTCTTTCTGGATTCGACCGGGCGCAGCTATTCCTTGCCGGCCCACAGCTTGCCCTCGGCGCGCGGGCAGGGCGAGCCTTTGACCGGACGACTCGACCCGCCAGCCGGCGCGCGTTTCGTGGCGGTGCTGGGCGAGGCGCCCGAGAGTCGCGTGCTGATGGCGTCGGATGCCGGATACGGATTCATCGCCCGGATGGAGGACCTCTACGCCAAGGCCAAGGCCGGCAAGGCGGTGCTGAGCCTGCCCAAGGGCGCCGAGGTCTTGGTGCCGCTCGCATTGACCGGGGAGGAGGGCGGCCTGGAGGGCGCCAGGCTCGCGGCCGTCACCACCACGGGCCATCTGCTGCTGTTCCCGGTCGCGGAGCTTCCCGAGATGCAGCGGGGCAAGGGCAACAAGATCATCGGCATCCCTTCGGCCCGCGTCGCGGCACGGGAGGAGTTGGTGATTGCGCTCGCCGTGGTCCCGCAGGGCGGGAGTCTCGTGTTGCTCTCGGGCAAACGGAACTTGACCCTGAAGCCGGCGGATCTGGATGTCTATCAAGGGGAACGTGGACGCCGCGGGCGTCTGCTGCCGCGCGGCTTTCAGCGGGTGGAGGGTCTATCGGTCGCCGAGACCGTAGGTCGGATTAGCGCAGCGTAA
- a CDS encoding antitoxin produces MTDPRPPSSASDTFRQRTARLFRNGSNQAVRLPRDLEIDAEEVLIRREGDSIVLTPKPRSWDDYFARGRRLSADFPDTIDDPLPQTRETL; encoded by the coding sequence ATGACCGACCCTCGGCCTCCTTCATCCGCATCCGACACTTTCCGGCAACGCACCGCACGTCTATTCCGCAACGGGAGCAACCAGGCTGTTCGGTTGCCCCGCGACCTCGAGATCGATGCCGAGGAGGTGCTGATTCGCCGGGAGGGGGACAGCATCGTCCTGACGCCCAAGCCGCGCTCTTGGGATGACTATTTCGCACGAGGACGACGGCTCTCGGCGGATTTTCCGGACACCATCGACGATCCGCTTCCTCAAACCAGAGAGACCCTCTGA
- a CDS encoding paraquat-inducible protein A codes for MAQDSLTACLECGLLQRIPEVPPGGSAQCVRCGGTMHRNRPDSLNRTLALTIAGLVLFVVANSFPFLSFEMQGRGTQTTLITGVVDLYQAGDWPIAAVVLFTSILAPGLQLALLLVVLVPLTLNRMPPWLPTLFRWVRTLVPWGMMDVFMVGILVAVVKLADMASIVPGASLFALVALIFVLAAAQAALDPDLVWSRVPINGARARPLRHGEDQVSCDVCELVVRPSEALRDGERLRCPRCTDVLHRRKPQSLQRTWALLIAAILCYIPANVLPIMSVTSLGRSQSDTIFSGVSFMLDHGMWPLALVIFIASIFVPLLKLLILIFLLVSVQLRSAWRPRERTRLYRVVETIGRWSMVDVYVVTILVALVRLGNLASVQAELGAIFFCAVVVLTMLAAMSFDPRLIWDAMEQGHVGDRERRYGDSLAGSP; via the coding sequence ATGGCCCAAGACTCGCTTACCGCATGTTTGGAATGCGGTCTGCTCCAGCGCATCCCGGAGGTGCCGCCGGGCGGATCGGCGCAGTGCGTGCGCTGCGGCGGCACGATGCACCGCAATCGGCCGGATAGCCTGAACCGGACTCTGGCACTCACGATTGCCGGACTCGTCCTCTTCGTCGTCGCCAACAGCTTCCCCTTTCTGTCATTCGAGATGCAGGGCAGGGGGACGCAGACGACGCTGATCACTGGCGTGGTCGATCTTTATCAAGCGGGCGATTGGCCGATTGCCGCGGTGGTGCTCTTTACCAGCATCCTGGCGCCCGGCCTGCAGTTGGCGCTCTTGTTGGTCGTGTTGGTCCCGCTGACCCTGAATCGGATGCCGCCCTGGTTGCCGACGCTCTTTCGATGGGTCCGGACTCTGGTCCCCTGGGGGATGATGGACGTCTTCATGGTCGGAATCCTGGTGGCGGTGGTGAAGCTCGCCGACATGGCATCGATTGTTCCGGGTGCGTCGCTGTTCGCCCTGGTCGCGCTCATCTTCGTCCTGGCGGCGGCGCAGGCGGCCCTGGATCCGGATCTCGTCTGGTCGCGCGTGCCCATCAACGGTGCCCGCGCGCGCCCGCTGCGCCATGGCGAGGACCAGGTCTCCTGCGACGTCTGCGAGCTGGTGGTTCGTCCCTCCGAGGCCCTGCGCGACGGCGAGCGGCTGCGCTGTCCGCGGTGCACGGACGTGCTGCATCGGCGCAAACCTCAAAGTCTGCAACGGACCTGGGCGCTCTTGATTGCGGCGATCCTCTGCTACATCCCGGCGAACGTCTTGCCGATCATGTCGGTGACGTCGCTCGGACGCAGCCAATCGGATACCATCTTTTCCGGGGTGTCGTTCATGCTGGATCACGGGATGTGGCCTCTGGCCCTTGTGATCTTTATTGCAAGCATCTTCGTTCCGCTCCTGAAGCTGTTGATCTTGATCTTCCTTCTCGTGTCGGTTCAGCTGCGCTCCGCGTGGCGGCCGCGCGAGCGGACCCGCCTCTATCGTGTCGTCGAGACGATCGGACGCTGGTCCATGGTCGATGTCTATGTCGTCACGATCCTGGTCGCCCTGGTGCGGCTCGGGAATCTTGCGAGCGTCCAAGCGGAGCTTGGTGCCATCTTTTTTTGCGCGGTCGTGGTCTTGACCATGCTCGCGGCCATGTCGTTCGATCCCAGGTTGATCTGGGACGCGATGGAGCAGGGACATGTCGGAGATCGAGAACGCCGGTACGGGGACAGCCTTGCCGGATCCCCTTGA
- a CDS encoding membrane integrity-associated transporter subunit PqiC — protein MKVRAFGLAPVVVVAVAVLVTTSCATSPPSSFYTLTPMRAMPDSGGSPSTVLGVGLGPVNFPQFLDRPQIVTRDAGNRLAIDEFHRWGGTIQDDFLRVWIENMSALLGTSSVFGFPNEVRYPLDFRVTADVLAFEGTYDGDAVLRARWIVLDHRTDQVLRVEDTHYRRPLAEPKDEGALIAAMSETLGDFSRDVAVTLKQLPKPKPPAPERPEDRGGLLRIP, from the coding sequence ATGAAGGTGAGAGCATTCGGGTTGGCCCCCGTGGTTGTGGTCGCCGTCGCCGTCCTGGTCACGACGAGCTGTGCGACCTCGCCGCCGTCGAGCTTCTATACCCTGACGCCGATGCGTGCGATGCCCGATTCGGGTGGTTCGCCGAGCACGGTGCTGGGCGTCGGGCTTGGTCCGGTCAACTTTCCTCAGTTTCTCGACCGACCCCAGATCGTGACGCGCGATGCCGGCAATCGGTTGGCCATCGACGAGTTCCATCGCTGGGGCGGGACCATCCAGGACGATTTCCTGCGAGTCTGGATCGAGAACATGTCCGCCTTGTTGGGCACGAGCAGCGTCTTCGGCTTTCCCAACGAGGTCCGTTATCCGTTGGACTTCCGGGTGACGGCCGACGTGCTCGCCTTCGAGGGGACCTACGATGGGGACGCCGTGCTGCGGGCGCGCTGGATCGTGCTTGATCACCGCACCGATCAGGTCCTGCGCGTGGAGGACACGCACTACCGTCGCCCGCTGGCCGAGCCGAAGGACGAGGGCGCACTCATCGCGGCGATGAGCGAGACATTGGGTGATTTCAGCCGGGATGTGGCGGTGACCTTAAAGCAGCTCCCGAAGCCGAAGCCGCCGGCACCGGAGCGGCCGGAAGATCGGGGCGGCTTGCTGCGTATTCCCTGA
- a CDS encoding FeoC-like transcriptional regulator has protein sequence MILSELSGYLEQHRRVGLMDLAYRFESSPDALRGMLDILERKGWVRRITGSAGCSSGCSKCDPATIETYEWIGEEFRAES, from the coding sequence ATGATTCTCTCGGAGCTCTCTGGTTATCTCGAGCAGCACCGCCGGGTCGGCTTGATGGACCTGGCCTATCGCTTCGAATCCAGTCCGGATGCACTGCGCGGCATGCTCGACATCTTGGAGCGCAAGGGTTGGGTCCGACGAATCACGGGTTCGGCCGGATGCAGCTCGGGGTGCAGCAAATGTGACCCGGCGACGATCGAGACCTATGAGTGGATCGGCGAGGAGTTTCGGGCGGAGTCCTGA
- a CDS encoding type II toxin-antitoxin system VapC family toxin — MRWMLDTNTCIYAMKYHPPQVQARLRRVAIGEVGISAIVLAELRFGVCKGRQREDNTAALTDFLAYCLVLDWPHEAARVYAEIRHALEVKGTPIGSNDLLIAAHAHYLGCTLVTNNLGEFQRVDGLMVENWI; from the coding sequence ATGCGGTGGATGCTCGACACCAACACCTGTATCTACGCCATGAAGTACCATCCGCCGCAGGTGCAGGCTCGACTGCGACGCGTGGCGATCGGAGAGGTGGGCATCTCCGCCATCGTCTTGGCGGAGCTGCGATTCGGCGTCTGCAAGGGTCGGCAACGGGAGGACAATACGGCGGCCTTGACGGACTTCTTGGCTTACTGCCTGGTGCTGGATTGGCCGCACGAGGCAGCCAGGGTCTATGCCGAGATTCGCCATGCGTTGGAGGTGAAAGGGACACCCATCGGATCGAACGACCTCCTGATTGCTGCGCATGCCCACTATCTCGGTTGCACGCTGGTCACCAATAACCTGGGCGAATTCCAGCGGGTCGATGGATTGATGGTCGAGAACTGGATCTGA